A stretch of Gossypium hirsutum isolate 1008001.06 chromosome A06, Gossypium_hirsutum_v2.1, whole genome shotgun sequence DNA encodes these proteins:
- the LOC121230617 gene encoding uncharacterized mitochondrial protein AtMg00810-like: MALLGGLIPGLLVRVIGSGQDLIFKRLFLQSPSRLLFVLLLVLLLCMIGRSFQMDVYNAFIQGDLYEEVYMDLPEGFRKQGEHKVCRLLKSLYGLKQASQKWNLKLTEPLLHGGYVQSKHDYSLFIKKQGDKIVVLLVYVDDLLITGNDIEMIDELKRVLHSGFKMKDLGRLKFFLGIEIARSNRGIILSQRKYALELIVDAGFGEAKLASTPLEQNKRFTTAEYDDLVDLRGCNDELMQDVSMYQRLMGRLLYLTNTWPDISYAVQHLSQFMQKPKKSHYEVALRIVRYIKKSPGQGIFLAAENKAQLIAYCDSDWAACPMTRRSITGFCIKLGNSLVSW; this comes from the coding sequence ATGGCTCTATTGGGCGGTTTAATTCCCGGCTTGTTGGTAAGGGTTATCGGCAGCGGGCAGGATTTGATTTTCAAGAGACTTTTTCTCCAGTCGCCAAGCAGGTTACTGTTCGTACTGTTATTAGTGTTGCTGCTATGCATGATTGGCCGCTCTTTTCAAATGGATGTGTATAATGCATTTATTCAAGGGGATTTGTATGAAGAGGTTTATATGGACCTTCCAGAGGGTTTTCGTAAACAGGGGGAGCATAAAGTGTGTCGTTTACTCAAGTCTCTTTATGGTTTGAAACAAGCTTCACAAAAATGGAATTTGAAGCTTACTGAACCGCTCTTGCATGGTGGATATGTTCAGAGCAAGCATGATTATTCTTTGTTCATAAAAAAACAAGGTGATAAGATTGTTGTGCTGCTTGTTTATGTAGATGATTTGTTAATTACTGGAAATGATATTGAGATGATTGATGAATTAAAAAGGGTTCTACATAGCGGTTTCAAAATGAAAGATTTGGGAAGGCTGAAATTCTTTCTTGGTATTGAGATAGCGCGATCAAACAGAGGCATCATTTTAAGTCAGAGGAAGTATGCGTTGGAGTTGATTGTGGATGCTGGATTCGGAGAAGCCAAGCTGGCCAGCACACCTCTTGAGCAGAATAAGAGGTTTACCACAGCTGAATATGATGATCTTGTAGATTTAAGAGGTTGCAATGATGAGTTAATGCAGGATGTGTCAATGTATCAAAGGCTTATGGGTCGGTTGTTGTACTTAACAAATACTTGGCCAGATATTTCATATGCGGTTCAGCATTTGAGCCAATTTATGCAAAAACCGAAGAAATCTCACTATGAAGTGGCACTTCGAATTGTTCGGTACATTAAAAAAAGTCCAGGGCAAGGGATTTTTTTGGCTGCTGAGAACAAGGCGCAACTTATTGCTTATTGTGATTCTGATTGGGCAGCATGTCCTATGACTAGAAGATCAATAACAGGTTTTTGTATCAAACTTGGAAACTCACTTGTGTCTTGGTAG